A window from Populus trichocarpa isolate Nisqually-1 chromosome 3, P.trichocarpa_v4.1, whole genome shotgun sequence encodes these proteins:
- the LOC18097025 gene encoding uncharacterized protein LOC18097025 isoform X5 has translation MATSNTTTTPPPQHQQVDTATAEEITAKAAHKRYEGLMMVRTKAIKGKGAWYWAHLEPMLVHNTDTGLPKAVKLRCSLCDAVFSASNPSRTASEHLKRGTCPNFNSVPKPISSISPNTALLPSPSSSGGVGGGATTVVHGSSNRKRPVVSSSGLSGSGGVASSAYPVTAVGSTYQVSPLAIVDPSRFSGEMAMLPQQPHLMLSGGKEDLGALAMLEDSVKRLKSPKTSPGQALSKTQIDCALDYLADWVYESCGSVSFSSLEHPKFRAFLNQVGLPVVSRRDFVGGRLDVKYEEARAESEARIRDAMFFQIASDGWKLKSNGSSGDVNFVNLTVNLPNGTSLYRRAVFASGSVPSKYAEEVFWETITGICGSLVQQCVGIVADRFKAKALRSLENQNHWMINLSCQLQGFTSLIKDFSKELPLFRTVSENCFKLASFVNNKTPVRNSFHKYQLQEYGNAGLLRMPLREYEKMDFGPVYTMLEDVLSSARALQLVLHDESYKIVSMEDPTAREVAEMIGDVRFWNDMDAVHSLVKLIKEMAQEIEAERPLVGQCLPLWDELRAKVKAWCSKFHIAEGAVEKVIETRFKKNYHPAWAAAYILDPLYLLRDNSGKYLPPFKCLTSEQEKDVDKLITRLVSREEAHIVLMELMKWRTEGLDPVYAKAVQMRERDPITGKMRIVNPQSSRLVWETYLTEFKSLGKVAVRLIFLHATSCGFKCNWSLLRWVYAHGQSRAGMDKVQKLIFIAAHSKLDRREFLSDEDKDADLFALANELDKDIVELEKPP, from the exons ATGGCAACAAGTAACACAACAACtacaccaccaccacaacacCAACAAGTAGACACAGCCACGGCAGAGGAGATAACAGCAAAGGCAGCACACAAGAGATATGAAGGTCTAATGATGGTAAGGACCAAagcaataaaaggaaaaggcgCGTGGTACTGGGCTCATTTAGAACCTATGTTGGTCCACAACACCGACACTGGTCTTCCAAAAGCTGTGAAGCTACGGTGTTCATTATGCGACGCCGTTTTCTCCGCTTCCAATCCTTCAAGAACTGCCTCTGAGCATCTGAAACGTGGTACTTGTCCTAATTTTAACTCTGTACCGAAACCCATTTCTTCAATCTCTCCAAACACTGCCTTACTGCCTTCTCCTTCTTCAAGCggtggtgttggtggtggtgcTACCACAGTAGTGCATGGTAGTAGTAATAGGAAACGACCTGTCGTTTCAAGTTCAGGGCTTTCTGGTTCTGGTGGAGTTGCATCATCAGCGTATCCAGTGACAGCCGTTGGTAGTACGTACCAAGTAAGTCCTCTTGCTATTGTGGATCCATCAAGATTCTCAGGTGAGATGGCTATGCTGCCCCAACAGCCACATTTGATGTTGTCTGGTGGGAAAGAGGATTTGGGTGCTTTAGCTATGTTGGAAGATAGTGTAAAGAGGTTGAAGAGTCCGAAAACTTCGCCAGGACAGGCTCTGAGCAAGACCCAGATTGACTGTGCACTTGATTATTTAGCTGATTGGGTTTACGAGTCTTGTGGGTCTGTGTCCTTTTCGAGTTTAGAGCATCCAAAGTTCAGGGCTTTTCTGAATCAAGTTGGTTTGCCTGTGGTTTCAAGGAGGGATTTTGTTGGTGGGAGATTGGATGTTAAGTACGAGGAAGCTAGGGCTGAGTCTGAGGCAAGGATTAGAGATGCTATGTTTTTTCAGATTGCATCGGATGGGTGGAAGTTGAAGAGTAATGGGAGCTCTGGTGATGTAAATTTTGTGAATTTGACAGTGAATTTGCCTAATGGAACTAGTTTGTATAGGAGAGCTGTGTTTGCTAGTGGTTCAGTGCCTTCCAAGTATGCAGAGGAGGTTTTTTGGGAGACCATAACAGGCATTTGTGGGAGTCTTGTGCAACAGTGTGTAGGGATAGTTGCAGACAGGTTTAAGGCCAAGGCATTGAGGAGTTTAGAGAACCAGAATCATTGGATGATCAATCTTTCTTGTCAGCTGCAAGGTTTCACTAGTTTGATTAAGGATTTTAGTAAAGAGCTTCCACTGTTCAGGACTGTGAGCGAGAATTGCTTCAAGCTTGCAAGTTTTGTCAATAATAAGACCCCAGTTCGAAATAGTTTCCATAAATATCAATTGCAGGAGTATGGGAATGCAGGATTATTGAGAATGCCGTTGCGGGAGTATGAGAAGATGGATTTTGGACCTGTGTATACAATGCTAGAGGACGTATTGAGCTCAGCTCGAGCATTGCAGTTGGTTTTGCATGATGAATCGTATAAGATAGTATCCATGGAGGATCCTACTGCAAGAGAAGTTGCTGAGATGATTGGAGATGTGAGATTTTGGAATGATATGGATGCGGTGCATTCGCTAGTTAAGTTGATAAAGGAAATGGCTCAAGAGATTGAGGCAGAGAGGCCATTAGTCGGGCAATGTCTGCCGCTATGGGATGAACTTAGGGCAAAAGTGAAGGCCTGGTGTTCAAAGTTCCACATTGCTGAAGGAGCAGTGGAGAAAGTGATTGAAACAAGGTTCAAGAAGAATTATCATCCTGCTTGGGCTGCTGCATACATACTCGATCCACTTTATTTGCTGAGGGACAACAGTGGCAAATACCTTCCTCCTTTCAAATGCTTGACCTCGGAGCAGGAAAAGGATGTGGACAAGCTTATAACCAGGCTTGTTTCAAGGGAGGAGGCTCATATTGTACTGATGGAACTCATGAAATGGAGAACAGAAGGGCTTGATCCTGTGTATGCAAAGGCTGTCCAGATGAGGGAGAGGGATCCCATCACAGGAAAGATGAGAATAGTAAATCCCCAAAGCAGTAGGCTTGTCTGGGAGACTTATCTTACGGAGTTCAAGTCGCTGGGCAAAGTTGCAGTTAGgcttatttttcttcatgccaCTTCATGTGGGTTCAAATGCAATTGGTCTTTGCTGAGATGGGTGTATGCCCATGGGCAATCAAGGGCAGGCATGGACAAGGTGCAAAAGTTGATATTTATCGCTGCTCACTCAAAGCTAGATAGGAGGGAGTTTTTGAGCGATGAAGATAAGGATGCAGATCTCTTTGCATTGGCAAACG AGCTCGACAAAGATATTGTTGAACTGGAGAAACCACCATAA
- the LOC18097025 gene encoding uncharacterized protein LOC18097025 isoform X1, whose product MATSNTTTTPPPQHQQVDTATAEEITAKAAHKRYEGLMMVRTKAIKGKGAWYWAHLEPMLVHNTDTGLPKAVKLRCSLCDAVFSASNPSRTASEHLKRGTCPNFNSVPKPISSISPNTALLPSPSSSGGVGGGATTVVHGSSNRKRPVVSSSGLSGSGGVASSAYPVTAVGSTYQVSPLAIVDPSRFSGEMAMLPQQPHLMLSGGKEDLGALAMLEDSVKRLKSPKTSPGQALSKTQIDCALDYLADWVYESCGSVSFSSLEHPKFRAFLNQVGLPVVSRRDFVGGRLDVKYEEARAESEARIRDAMFFQIASDGWKLKSNGSSGDVNFVNLTVNLPNGTSLYRRAVFASGSVPSKYAEEVFWETITGICGSLVQQCVGIVADRFKAKALRSLENQNHWMINLSCQLQGFTSLIKDFSKELPLFRTVSENCFKLASFVNNKTPVRNSFHKYQLQEYGNAGLLRMPLREYEKMDFGPVYTMLEDVLSSARALQLVLHDESYKIVSMEDPTAREVAEMIGDVRFWNDMDAVHSLVKLIKEMAQEIEAERPLVGQCLPLWDELRAKVKAWCSKFHIAEGAVEKVIETRFKKNYHPAWAAAYILDPLYLLRDNSGKYLPPFKCLTSEQEKDVDKLITRLVSREEAHIVLMELMKWRTEGLDPVYAKAVQMRERDPITGKMRIVNPQSSRLVWETYLTEFKSLGKVAVRLIFLHATSCGFKCNWSLLRWVYAHGQSRAGMDKVQKLIFIAAHSKLDRREFLSDEDKDADLFALANGSGEWDSSFVFLLENRSSVEPCHIFSMYVPKLEELDKDIVELEKPP is encoded by the exons ATGGCAACAAGTAACACAACAACtacaccaccaccacaacacCAACAAGTAGACACAGCCACGGCAGAGGAGATAACAGCAAAGGCAGCACACAAGAGATATGAAGGTCTAATGATGGTAAGGACCAAagcaataaaaggaaaaggcgCGTGGTACTGGGCTCATTTAGAACCTATGTTGGTCCACAACACCGACACTGGTCTTCCAAAAGCTGTGAAGCTACGGTGTTCATTATGCGACGCCGTTTTCTCCGCTTCCAATCCTTCAAGAACTGCCTCTGAGCATCTGAAACGTGGTACTTGTCCTAATTTTAACTCTGTACCGAAACCCATTTCTTCAATCTCTCCAAACACTGCCTTACTGCCTTCTCCTTCTTCAAGCggtggtgttggtggtggtgcTACCACAGTAGTGCATGGTAGTAGTAATAGGAAACGACCTGTCGTTTCAAGTTCAGGGCTTTCTGGTTCTGGTGGAGTTGCATCATCAGCGTATCCAGTGACAGCCGTTGGTAGTACGTACCAAGTAAGTCCTCTTGCTATTGTGGATCCATCAAGATTCTCAGGTGAGATGGCTATGCTGCCCCAACAGCCACATTTGATGTTGTCTGGTGGGAAAGAGGATTTGGGTGCTTTAGCTATGTTGGAAGATAGTGTAAAGAGGTTGAAGAGTCCGAAAACTTCGCCAGGACAGGCTCTGAGCAAGACCCAGATTGACTGTGCACTTGATTATTTAGCTGATTGGGTTTACGAGTCTTGTGGGTCTGTGTCCTTTTCGAGTTTAGAGCATCCAAAGTTCAGGGCTTTTCTGAATCAAGTTGGTTTGCCTGTGGTTTCAAGGAGGGATTTTGTTGGTGGGAGATTGGATGTTAAGTACGAGGAAGCTAGGGCTGAGTCTGAGGCAAGGATTAGAGATGCTATGTTTTTTCAGATTGCATCGGATGGGTGGAAGTTGAAGAGTAATGGGAGCTCTGGTGATGTAAATTTTGTGAATTTGACAGTGAATTTGCCTAATGGAACTAGTTTGTATAGGAGAGCTGTGTTTGCTAGTGGTTCAGTGCCTTCCAAGTATGCAGAGGAGGTTTTTTGGGAGACCATAACAGGCATTTGTGGGAGTCTTGTGCAACAGTGTGTAGGGATAGTTGCAGACAGGTTTAAGGCCAAGGCATTGAGGAGTTTAGAGAACCAGAATCATTGGATGATCAATCTTTCTTGTCAGCTGCAAGGTTTCACTAGTTTGATTAAGGATTTTAGTAAAGAGCTTCCACTGTTCAGGACTGTGAGCGAGAATTGCTTCAAGCTTGCAAGTTTTGTCAATAATAAGACCCCAGTTCGAAATAGTTTCCATAAATATCAATTGCAGGAGTATGGGAATGCAGGATTATTGAGAATGCCGTTGCGGGAGTATGAGAAGATGGATTTTGGACCTGTGTATACAATGCTAGAGGACGTATTGAGCTCAGCTCGAGCATTGCAGTTGGTTTTGCATGATGAATCGTATAAGATAGTATCCATGGAGGATCCTACTGCAAGAGAAGTTGCTGAGATGATTGGAGATGTGAGATTTTGGAATGATATGGATGCGGTGCATTCGCTAGTTAAGTTGATAAAGGAAATGGCTCAAGAGATTGAGGCAGAGAGGCCATTAGTCGGGCAATGTCTGCCGCTATGGGATGAACTTAGGGCAAAAGTGAAGGCCTGGTGTTCAAAGTTCCACATTGCTGAAGGAGCAGTGGAGAAAGTGATTGAAACAAGGTTCAAGAAGAATTATCATCCTGCTTGGGCTGCTGCATACATACTCGATCCACTTTATTTGCTGAGGGACAACAGTGGCAAATACCTTCCTCCTTTCAAATGCTTGACCTCGGAGCAGGAAAAGGATGTGGACAAGCTTATAACCAGGCTTGTTTCAAGGGAGGAGGCTCATATTGTACTGATGGAACTCATGAAATGGAGAACAGAAGGGCTTGATCCTGTGTATGCAAAGGCTGTCCAGATGAGGGAGAGGGATCCCATCACAGGAAAGATGAGAATAGTAAATCCCCAAAGCAGTAGGCTTGTCTGGGAGACTTATCTTACGGAGTTCAAGTCGCTGGGCAAAGTTGCAGTTAGgcttatttttcttcatgccaCTTCATGTGGGTTCAAATGCAATTGGTCTTTGCTGAGATGGGTGTATGCCCATGGGCAATCAAGGGCAGGCATGGACAAGGTGCAAAAGTTGATATTTATCGCTGCTCACTCAAAGCTAGATAGGAGGGAGTTTTTGAGCGATGAAGATAAGGATGCAGATCTCTTTGCATTGGCAAACG GTTCCGGAGAATGGGattctagttttgtttttctcttggaAAACAGATCTTCTGTTGAACCTTGCCACATATTTTCCATGTATGTTCCAAAATTAG AAGAGCTCGACAAAGATATTGTTGAACTGGAGAAACCACCATAA
- the LOC18097025 gene encoding uncharacterized protein LOC18097025 isoform X4: MATSNTTTTPPPQHQQVDTATAEEITAKAAHKRYEGLMMVRTKAIKGKGAWYWAHLEPMLVHNTDTGLPKAVKLRCSLCDAVFSASNPSRTASEHLKRGTCPNFNSVPKPISSISPNTALLPSPSSSGGVGGGATTVVHGSSNRKRPVVSSSGLSGSGGVASSAYPVTAVGSTYQVSPLAIVDPSRFSGEMAMLPQQPHLMLSGGKEDLGALAMLEDSVKRLKSPKTSPGQALSKTQIDCALDYLADWVYESCGSVSFSSLEHPKFRAFLNQVGLPVVSRRDFVGGRLDVKYEEARAESEARIRDAMFFQIASDGWKLKSNGSSGDVNFVNLTVNLPNGTSLYRRAVFASGSVPSKYAEEVFWETITGICGSLVQQCVGIVADRFKAKALRSLENQNHWMINLSCQLQGFTSLIKDFSKELPLFRTVSENCFKLASFVNNKTPVRNSFHKYQLQEYGNAGLLRMPLREYEKMDFGPVYTMLEDVLSSARALQLVLHDESYKIVSMEDPTAREVAEMIGDVRFWNDMDAVHSLVKLIKEMAQEIEAERPLVGQCLPLWDELRAKVKAWCSKFHIAEGAVEKVIETRFKKNYHPAWAAAYILDPLYLLRDNSGKYLPPFKCLTSEQEKDVDKLITRLVSREEAHIVLMELMKWRTEGLDPVYAKAVQMRERDPITGKMRIVNPQSSRLVWETYLTEFKSLGKVAVRLIFLHATSCGFKCNWSLLRWVYAHGQSRAGMDKVQKLIFIAAHSKLDRREFLSDEDKDADLFALANEELDKDIVELEKPP; encoded by the exons ATGGCAACAAGTAACACAACAACtacaccaccaccacaacacCAACAAGTAGACACAGCCACGGCAGAGGAGATAACAGCAAAGGCAGCACACAAGAGATATGAAGGTCTAATGATGGTAAGGACCAAagcaataaaaggaaaaggcgCGTGGTACTGGGCTCATTTAGAACCTATGTTGGTCCACAACACCGACACTGGTCTTCCAAAAGCTGTGAAGCTACGGTGTTCATTATGCGACGCCGTTTTCTCCGCTTCCAATCCTTCAAGAACTGCCTCTGAGCATCTGAAACGTGGTACTTGTCCTAATTTTAACTCTGTACCGAAACCCATTTCTTCAATCTCTCCAAACACTGCCTTACTGCCTTCTCCTTCTTCAAGCggtggtgttggtggtggtgcTACCACAGTAGTGCATGGTAGTAGTAATAGGAAACGACCTGTCGTTTCAAGTTCAGGGCTTTCTGGTTCTGGTGGAGTTGCATCATCAGCGTATCCAGTGACAGCCGTTGGTAGTACGTACCAAGTAAGTCCTCTTGCTATTGTGGATCCATCAAGATTCTCAGGTGAGATGGCTATGCTGCCCCAACAGCCACATTTGATGTTGTCTGGTGGGAAAGAGGATTTGGGTGCTTTAGCTATGTTGGAAGATAGTGTAAAGAGGTTGAAGAGTCCGAAAACTTCGCCAGGACAGGCTCTGAGCAAGACCCAGATTGACTGTGCACTTGATTATTTAGCTGATTGGGTTTACGAGTCTTGTGGGTCTGTGTCCTTTTCGAGTTTAGAGCATCCAAAGTTCAGGGCTTTTCTGAATCAAGTTGGTTTGCCTGTGGTTTCAAGGAGGGATTTTGTTGGTGGGAGATTGGATGTTAAGTACGAGGAAGCTAGGGCTGAGTCTGAGGCAAGGATTAGAGATGCTATGTTTTTTCAGATTGCATCGGATGGGTGGAAGTTGAAGAGTAATGGGAGCTCTGGTGATGTAAATTTTGTGAATTTGACAGTGAATTTGCCTAATGGAACTAGTTTGTATAGGAGAGCTGTGTTTGCTAGTGGTTCAGTGCCTTCCAAGTATGCAGAGGAGGTTTTTTGGGAGACCATAACAGGCATTTGTGGGAGTCTTGTGCAACAGTGTGTAGGGATAGTTGCAGACAGGTTTAAGGCCAAGGCATTGAGGAGTTTAGAGAACCAGAATCATTGGATGATCAATCTTTCTTGTCAGCTGCAAGGTTTCACTAGTTTGATTAAGGATTTTAGTAAAGAGCTTCCACTGTTCAGGACTGTGAGCGAGAATTGCTTCAAGCTTGCAAGTTTTGTCAATAATAAGACCCCAGTTCGAAATAGTTTCCATAAATATCAATTGCAGGAGTATGGGAATGCAGGATTATTGAGAATGCCGTTGCGGGAGTATGAGAAGATGGATTTTGGACCTGTGTATACAATGCTAGAGGACGTATTGAGCTCAGCTCGAGCATTGCAGTTGGTTTTGCATGATGAATCGTATAAGATAGTATCCATGGAGGATCCTACTGCAAGAGAAGTTGCTGAGATGATTGGAGATGTGAGATTTTGGAATGATATGGATGCGGTGCATTCGCTAGTTAAGTTGATAAAGGAAATGGCTCAAGAGATTGAGGCAGAGAGGCCATTAGTCGGGCAATGTCTGCCGCTATGGGATGAACTTAGGGCAAAAGTGAAGGCCTGGTGTTCAAAGTTCCACATTGCTGAAGGAGCAGTGGAGAAAGTGATTGAAACAAGGTTCAAGAAGAATTATCATCCTGCTTGGGCTGCTGCATACATACTCGATCCACTTTATTTGCTGAGGGACAACAGTGGCAAATACCTTCCTCCTTTCAAATGCTTGACCTCGGAGCAGGAAAAGGATGTGGACAAGCTTATAACCAGGCTTGTTTCAAGGGAGGAGGCTCATATTGTACTGATGGAACTCATGAAATGGAGAACAGAAGGGCTTGATCCTGTGTATGCAAAGGCTGTCCAGATGAGGGAGAGGGATCCCATCACAGGAAAGATGAGAATAGTAAATCCCCAAAGCAGTAGGCTTGTCTGGGAGACTTATCTTACGGAGTTCAAGTCGCTGGGCAAAGTTGCAGTTAGgcttatttttcttcatgccaCTTCATGTGGGTTCAAATGCAATTGGTCTTTGCTGAGATGGGTGTATGCCCATGGGCAATCAAGGGCAGGCATGGACAAGGTGCAAAAGTTGATATTTATCGCTGCTCACTCAAAGCTAGATAGGAGGGAGTTTTTGAGCGATGAAGATAAGGATGCAGATCTCTTTGCATTGGCAAACG AAGAGCTCGACAAAGATATTGTTGAACTGGAGAAACCACCATAA
- the LOC18097025 gene encoding uncharacterized protein LOC18097025 isoform X2: MATSNTTTTPPPQHQQVDTATAEEITAKAAHKRYEGLMMVRTKAIKGKGAWYWAHLEPMLVHNTDTGLPKAVKLRCSLCDAVFSASNPSRTASEHLKRGTCPNFNSVPKPISSISPNTALLPSPSSSGGVGGGATTVVHGSSNRKRPVVSSSGLSGSGGVASSAYPVTAVGSTYQVSPLAIVDPSRFSGEMAMLPQQPHLMLSGGKEDLGALAMLEDSVKRLKSPKTSPGQALSKTQIDCALDYLADWVYESCGSVSFSSLEHPKFRAFLNQVGLPVVSRRDFVGGRLDVKYEEARAESEARIRDAMFFQIASDGWKLKSNGSSGDVNFVNLTVNLPNGTSLYRRAVFASGSVPSKYAEEVFWETITGICGSLVQQCVGIVADRFKAKALRSLENQNHWMINLSCQLQGFTSLIKDFSKELPLFRTVSENCFKLASFVNNKTPVRNSFHKYQLQEYGNAGLLRMPLREYEKMDFGPVYTMLEDVLSSARALQLVLHDESYKIVSMEDPTAREVAEMIGDVRFWNDMDAVHSLVKLIKEMAQEIEAERPLVGQCLPLWDELRAKVKAWCSKFHIAEGAVEKVIETRFKKNYHPAWAAAYILDPLYLLRDNSGKYLPPFKCLTSEQEKDVDKLITRLVSREEAHIVLMELMKWRTEGLDPVYAKAVQMRERDPITGKMRIVNPQSSRLVWETYLTEFKSLGKVAVRLIFLHATSCGFKCNWSLLRWVYAHGQSRAGMDKVQKLIFIAAHSKLDRREFLSDEDKDADLFALANGEDDVLNEVLVDASSVRARQRYC, encoded by the exons ATGGCAACAAGTAACACAACAACtacaccaccaccacaacacCAACAAGTAGACACAGCCACGGCAGAGGAGATAACAGCAAAGGCAGCACACAAGAGATATGAAGGTCTAATGATGGTAAGGACCAAagcaataaaaggaaaaggcgCGTGGTACTGGGCTCATTTAGAACCTATGTTGGTCCACAACACCGACACTGGTCTTCCAAAAGCTGTGAAGCTACGGTGTTCATTATGCGACGCCGTTTTCTCCGCTTCCAATCCTTCAAGAACTGCCTCTGAGCATCTGAAACGTGGTACTTGTCCTAATTTTAACTCTGTACCGAAACCCATTTCTTCAATCTCTCCAAACACTGCCTTACTGCCTTCTCCTTCTTCAAGCggtggtgttggtggtggtgcTACCACAGTAGTGCATGGTAGTAGTAATAGGAAACGACCTGTCGTTTCAAGTTCAGGGCTTTCTGGTTCTGGTGGAGTTGCATCATCAGCGTATCCAGTGACAGCCGTTGGTAGTACGTACCAAGTAAGTCCTCTTGCTATTGTGGATCCATCAAGATTCTCAGGTGAGATGGCTATGCTGCCCCAACAGCCACATTTGATGTTGTCTGGTGGGAAAGAGGATTTGGGTGCTTTAGCTATGTTGGAAGATAGTGTAAAGAGGTTGAAGAGTCCGAAAACTTCGCCAGGACAGGCTCTGAGCAAGACCCAGATTGACTGTGCACTTGATTATTTAGCTGATTGGGTTTACGAGTCTTGTGGGTCTGTGTCCTTTTCGAGTTTAGAGCATCCAAAGTTCAGGGCTTTTCTGAATCAAGTTGGTTTGCCTGTGGTTTCAAGGAGGGATTTTGTTGGTGGGAGATTGGATGTTAAGTACGAGGAAGCTAGGGCTGAGTCTGAGGCAAGGATTAGAGATGCTATGTTTTTTCAGATTGCATCGGATGGGTGGAAGTTGAAGAGTAATGGGAGCTCTGGTGATGTAAATTTTGTGAATTTGACAGTGAATTTGCCTAATGGAACTAGTTTGTATAGGAGAGCTGTGTTTGCTAGTGGTTCAGTGCCTTCCAAGTATGCAGAGGAGGTTTTTTGGGAGACCATAACAGGCATTTGTGGGAGTCTTGTGCAACAGTGTGTAGGGATAGTTGCAGACAGGTTTAAGGCCAAGGCATTGAGGAGTTTAGAGAACCAGAATCATTGGATGATCAATCTTTCTTGTCAGCTGCAAGGTTTCACTAGTTTGATTAAGGATTTTAGTAAAGAGCTTCCACTGTTCAGGACTGTGAGCGAGAATTGCTTCAAGCTTGCAAGTTTTGTCAATAATAAGACCCCAGTTCGAAATAGTTTCCATAAATATCAATTGCAGGAGTATGGGAATGCAGGATTATTGAGAATGCCGTTGCGGGAGTATGAGAAGATGGATTTTGGACCTGTGTATACAATGCTAGAGGACGTATTGAGCTCAGCTCGAGCATTGCAGTTGGTTTTGCATGATGAATCGTATAAGATAGTATCCATGGAGGATCCTACTGCAAGAGAAGTTGCTGAGATGATTGGAGATGTGAGATTTTGGAATGATATGGATGCGGTGCATTCGCTAGTTAAGTTGATAAAGGAAATGGCTCAAGAGATTGAGGCAGAGAGGCCATTAGTCGGGCAATGTCTGCCGCTATGGGATGAACTTAGGGCAAAAGTGAAGGCCTGGTGTTCAAAGTTCCACATTGCTGAAGGAGCAGTGGAGAAAGTGATTGAAACAAGGTTCAAGAAGAATTATCATCCTGCTTGGGCTGCTGCATACATACTCGATCCACTTTATTTGCTGAGGGACAACAGTGGCAAATACCTTCCTCCTTTCAAATGCTTGACCTCGGAGCAGGAAAAGGATGTGGACAAGCTTATAACCAGGCTTGTTTCAAGGGAGGAGGCTCATATTGTACTGATGGAACTCATGAAATGGAGAACAGAAGGGCTTGATCCTGTGTATGCAAAGGCTGTCCAGATGAGGGAGAGGGATCCCATCACAGGAAAGATGAGAATAGTAAATCCCCAAAGCAGTAGGCTTGTCTGGGAGACTTATCTTACGGAGTTCAAGTCGCTGGGCAAAGTTGCAGTTAGgcttatttttcttcatgccaCTTCATGTGGGTTCAAATGCAATTGGTCTTTGCTGAGATGGGTGTATGCCCATGGGCAATCAAGGGCAGGCATGGACAAGGTGCAAAAGTTGATATTTATCGCTGCTCACTCAAAGCTAGATAGGAGGGAGTTTTTGAGCGATGAAGATAAGGATGCAGATCTCTTTGCATTGGCAAACGGTGAGGATGATGTGCTAAACGAGGTTCTTGTTGATGCATCCTCAGT AAGAGCTCGACAAAGATATTGTTGA